In one Solanum dulcamara chromosome 1, daSolDulc1.2, whole genome shotgun sequence genomic region, the following are encoded:
- the LOC129894695 gene encoding uncharacterized protein LOC129894695: protein MTFEAGVQILLKVSPIKGVMRFGKKDKHSPYYIGSFKILDCVGPVAYRLALPPSSGVHPIFHVSMLEKYHGDGDYIIKWDSVLLDKELQYEKVPVVILDRDVRKLRTKEINMVKVQWKHHSVKKATLETEKDI from the coding sequence ATGACATTTGAGGCTGGTGTGCAAATACTTCTAAAAGTATCACCCATTAAaggggtgatgagatttggcaagaagGACAAACACAGTCCTTATTACATTGGCTCTTTtaaaattcttgattgtgtggGGCCAGTGGCGTATAggttggccttaccacctagctctGGAGTACACCCAATtttccatgtgtctatgctagAAAAGTACCATGGGGATggggactacatcattaaatgggactcagtgttattaGACAAGGAACTTCAGTATGAGAAAGTGCCAGTTGTAATTCTTGATCGTGATGTTCGAAAATTAAGGACTAAGGAgatcaatatggttaaagtgCAATGGAAACATCATTCGGTAAAAAAAGCTACTTTAGAGACTGAAAAAGACATATGA